From Cannabis sativa cultivar Pink pepper isolate KNU-18-1 chromosome 8, ASM2916894v1, whole genome shotgun sequence, a single genomic window includes:
- the LOC115698962 gene encoding probable glucuronoxylan glucuronosyltransferase IRX7, protein MLEQIKRQKNNNRGFYVKMKLFHHHHKHGRTQEKINSCCFFRFYKWLLWLSLTLYFFSSYLITNNKNTPSDNSNINIINNKLSSLSTTQVLSSSKSTIVASRALIELTDSDSHKPHNYNNNSEVLRDLKIYVYDLPPNYNADWLSNERCSNHLFASEVAIHRALLTSDVRTYDPYEADFFFVPVYVSCNFSTVNGFPAIGHARSLIYSAINAISSEYSFWNRSGGSDHVFVASHDFGSCFHTMENVAIADGVPSFLKNSIILQTFGVKNNHPCQDVENVVIPPFVSPESVRRTLEKAPANGRRDIFAFFRGKMEINPKNVSGRYYSKKVRTAIWRKFGNDPRFYLQRQRFAGYQSEIVRSVFCLCPLGWAPWSPRLVESVVLGCVPVVIADNIRLPFPEAVRWPEISLTVAEKDVGKLGRILEHVAATNISTIQKNLMDPTVRRALLFNTPIEQGDATWQVLSALVTKLDRSHRRSVASSQ, encoded by the exons ATGTTGGAgcaaataaaaagacaaaagaATAACAACAGGGGTTTCTATGTTAAAATGAAACTCTTTCATCACCACCATAAACATGGAAGAACACAAGAAAAGATCAACTCTTGCTGTTTCTTCAGATTCTACAAATGGCTTCTATGGCTTTCTTTGACCCTTTACTTCTTTAGCTCTTATCTCATcacaaacaacaaaaacacaCCCTCTGATAATAGTAATATCAATATTATTAACAATAAACTCTCGTCTTTGTCAACAACCCAAGTCTTATCTTCTTCCAAATCTACCATAGTCGCCTCTCGAGCGCTCATAGAGCTTACCGATAGCGATTCACATAAGCCTCATAACTACAACAATAACAGTG AGGTATTGAGAGATCTGAAGATTTACGTTTACGATTTGCCTCCGAATTACAACGCGGACTGGCTCTCCAACGAACGCTGTAGCAACCACTTATTCGCCTCTGAGGTCGCCATCCACAGAGCTCTATTGACCAGCGATGTACGGACGTATGACCCTTATGAGGCGGACTTCTTCTTCGTCCCTGTTTACGTTTCTTGCAACTTCAGCACCGTTAATGGCTTCCCGGCCATTGGACATGCCCGCTCTCTCATTTATTCCGCCATAAACGCCATCTCATCCGAATACTCCTTCTGGAATCGCTCTGGAGGTTCTGACCACGTCTTCGTCGCCTCTCACGACTTCGGCTCGTGCTTTCACACCATG gaGAACGTGGCGATTGCGGATGGAGTACCGTCGTTCTTAAAAAACTCCATAATTTTACAGACATTTGGAGTGAAGAACAACCACCCTTGTCAAGACGTGGAGAATGTGGTTATTCCGCCGTTTGTTTCGCCGGAAAGTGTACGGAGAACACTAGAGAAAGCCCCGGCTAACGGCCGCCGCGACATCTTTGCGTTTTTCAGAGGAAAAATGGAGATTAACCCCAAAAACGTTAGTGGGCGTTATTACAGCAA AAAGGTAAGGACAGCGATTTGGAGAAAATTCGGTAATGACCCGAGGTTTTACTTGCAAAGGCAACGTTTTGCCGGTTACCAGTCAGAAATTGTACGGTCAGTGTTCTGCTTGTGTCCATTGGGGTGGGCCCCGTGGAGCCCGAGGCTTGTGGAATCGGTCGTATTAGGTTGCGTGCCGGTCGTAATCGCCGATAATATTCGGCTTCCGTTCCCTGAGGCTGTCCGGTGGCCGGAGATATCATTGACGGTGGCAGAAAAGGACGTGGGGAAGTTGGGAAGAATTCTTGAACACGTGGCCGCGACCAATATCTCTACCATACAGAAAAACCTCATGGACCCCACGGTCAGGCGGGCCCTGCTATTCAACACTCCTATCGAACAAGGGGACGCCACGTGGCAAGTTCTATCCGCTTTGGTGACCAAGCTTGACCGGTCCCATCGTCGAAGTGTGGCTTCGTCCCAATAA